One genomic segment of Melospiza melodia melodia isolate bMelMel2 chromosome 22, bMelMel2.pri, whole genome shotgun sequence includes these proteins:
- the REXO4 gene encoding RNA exonuclease 4 yields MAKQSPAEPQAAGPSGVARGKSKKRRKKRKALGEAAAASKGPGMAAVGPPRNPQEFSSNWKALQELLKQKANNSKKPIPTGQTDTKKKQPLKAAKSPEVPAVNGNGNVVKVKSTNKMDNGAAKAPLAKPESKGVTANKNLNGTKSNGKSSKEKRKNGIVVKENDELKHKRRKAEEPLEHQPKEADIWFDDVDPKDIEAALGPEAAKIARRNLGLETEQCQSVEKVLVKEKAFDGLTRAVAMDCEMVGVGPKGEDSILARVSIVNQFGKCVYDKFVKPTEKVTDYRTAVSGVRPQNINSGEDFKTVQKEVAEILQGRILVGHALRNDLKVLLLDHPHKMIRDTQRYKPFKERVKSSRPSLKLLCEKLLNVQVQTAEHCSIQDAQAAMRLYTLEKKKWEAAVKNKANKKNCKT; encoded by the exons ATGGCCAAGCAGAGCCCTGCGGAGCCGCAGGCGGCGGGCCCGAGCGGCGTGGCCCGCGGGAAGagcaagaagaggaggaaaaagaggaagGCCCTCGGGGAAGCGGCGGCCGCGTCCAAAGGCCCCGGCATGGCGGCTGTGGGTCCCCCCCGCAACCCGCAGGAGTTCTCCTCCAACTGGAAGGCGCTGCAGGAG CTGCTGAAACAAAAGGCAAATAACTCCAAGAAGCCCATCCCCACGGGTCAAACAGACACCAAAAAGAAGCAGCCACTCAAAGCAGCCAAAAGCCCAGAAGTCCCAGCAgtcaatgggaatgggaatgtggTAAAGGTAAAATCCACAAATAAAATGGACAATGGTGCTGCTAAAGCTCCTTTGGCCAAGCCAGAATCCAAGGGGGTTACAGCAAATAAGAACTTAAATGGCACCAAAAGCAATgggaaaagcagcaaagaaaaaaggaaaaatggcaTTGTTGTGAAGGAGAATGATGAGCTGAAACATAAGAGGAGGAAAGCTGAGGAACCCCTGGAGCACCAGCCCAAAGA GGCTGACATCTGGTTTGATGATGTTGATCCCAAAGATATTGAAGCAGCACTAGGACCTGAAGCAGCGAAAATTGCCAGAAGGAACCTGGGGCTTGAAACAGAGCAATGCCAGTCTGTGGAGAAGGTGCTGGTTAAGGAAAAGGCTTTTGATGG GCTGACCAGGGCTGTGGCCATGGACTGTGAGATGGTGGGGGTTGGCCCCAAGGGTGAGGACAGCATCTTGGCTCGGGTGTCCATCGTCAACCAGTTTGGCAAGTGTGTGTATGACAAGTTTGTCAAGCCCACGGAGAAGGTGACAGACTACAGGACAGCTGTCAGTGGCGTCCGGCCTCAGAACATAAACTCAG GTGAAGACTTCAAAACAGTTCAGAAGGAGGTGGCTGAGATCCTGCAAGGAAGGATTTTAGTTGGGCACGCCCTACGGAATGACCTAAAG GTCCTACTTCTTGATCACCCTCACAAGATGATCAGGGACACACAGAGATACAAACCTTTCAAAGAGAGAGTGAAG AGTTCCAGGCCATCCCTGAAGCTGCTGTGTGAGAAGCTGCTCAATGTCCAGGTGCAGACAGCAGAGCACTGCTCG atccAGGATGCACAAGCAGCTATGAGACTTTACACCCTGgagaaaaagaaatgggaagcTGCTGTTAAGAACAAAGCTAACAAGAAAAATTGTAAAACTTAA